Proteins encoded by one window of Prevotella nigrescens:
- the carB gene encoding carbamoyl-phosphate synthase (glutamine-hydrolyzing) large subunit, whose protein sequence is MKDESIKKVLLLGSGALKIGEAGEFDYSGSQALKALREEGVSTVLINPNIATVQTSEGVADQIYYLPVQPYFVERVIQKERPDGILLAFGGQTALNCGVELDRLGILEKYNVKVLGTPVKAIMNTEDRELFVQQLDEIDVKTIKSEACETAEQARKAAATLGYPVIIRAAYALGGLGSGFADNEEELNKLCEKAFSFSPQVLVEKSLKGWKEIEYEVVRDQYDNCITVCNMENFDPLGIHTGESIVIAPSQTLTNSEYHKLRKLAIKIVRHIGIVGECNVQYAFDPKSEDYRVIEVNARLSRSSALASKATGYPLAFVAAKLGMGYGLFELKNSVTKTTSAFFEPALDYVVCKIPRWDLSKFRGVDKELGSSMKSVGEVMAIGRNFEEAIQKGLRMIGQGMHGFVENKELEIDDIDAALREPTDKRIFVISKAMHKGYTIDQIHELTKIDHWFLHKLKHIIDVDEQLKTCNINTLDKNLLRTAKVYGFTDFQIARAVGLEDEVGNMHKAVLVVRQLRKSYGILPVVKQIDTLAAEYPAQTNYLYVTYSGVASDIKFETDRKSVIVLGSGAYRIGSSVEFDWCGVQALNTIRKQGYRSIMINYNPETVSTDYDMCDRLYFDELTFERVMDIIDMEMPQGVIVSTGGQIPNNLAIHLDAENVPILGTKAKDIDNAEDRAKFSAMLNDIGVNQPEWRALTSMADIQEFVDRVGFPVLVRPSYVLSGAAMNVCSNNDELERFLQLAANVSEDHPVVVSKFIENAKEIEMDAVARDGEIMAYAISEHIEFAGVHSGDATIQFPPQKLYVETVRRVKRISRQIAKALHINGPFNIQFMARDNDILVIECNLRASRSFPFVSKVLKLNFIDLATKIMLGIPVEKPNKNLFDLDYVGIKASQFSFNRLQKADPVLGVDMSSTGEVGCIGEDTHTALLKSMLSVGQRIPAKNILLSTGGAKQKAEMLDAAKILKAHGYNLFATGGTSKYLTENGLENTLVYWPSDEGKQPQALDLLHEKKIDMVVNIPKDLTPRELTNGYKIRRASIDLNIPLLTNSRLASAFIAAFCNVKLDDIDIKAWGEY, encoded by the coding sequence ATGAAAGACGAATCAATAAAGAAAGTCCTGTTACTTGGTTCAGGCGCATTAAAGATAGGTGAAGCTGGTGAATTTGACTATTCTGGTTCGCAAGCACTAAAAGCACTGCGTGAAGAAGGTGTTTCTACCGTTCTCATCAACCCAAATATTGCAACCGTTCAAACATCGGAAGGCGTGGCAGACCAAATCTATTATCTGCCCGTTCAGCCTTATTTCGTAGAACGTGTTATCCAAAAAGAACGTCCCGATGGTATTCTTTTGGCATTTGGTGGACAAACCGCGCTGAACTGTGGCGTAGAGTTAGACCGTCTCGGCATACTCGAAAAGTACAATGTAAAGGTGCTCGGTACACCTGTAAAGGCAATTATGAACACCGAAGACCGTGAACTTTTCGTGCAGCAATTAGACGAAATCGACGTTAAAACCATTAAGAGCGAGGCTTGTGAAACCGCAGAACAAGCACGCAAGGCAGCTGCAACATTGGGCTATCCTGTCATTATCCGTGCAGCTTACGCATTGGGTGGACTCGGCAGCGGCTTTGCCGATAACGAAGAAGAACTCAACAAACTTTGCGAAAAGGCCTTCTCGTTCTCACCTCAAGTATTGGTGGAAAAGAGTTTAAAGGGCTGGAAAGAAATAGAATACGAAGTGGTACGCGACCAATACGATAACTGTATTACGGTCTGCAATATGGAAAATTTCGACCCATTAGGTATCCACACGGGCGAATCTATCGTAATTGCACCTTCGCAAACCCTTACCAATAGCGAGTATCACAAGCTCCGCAAATTAGCAATAAAGATTGTACGCCACATCGGAATAGTAGGCGAATGTAACGTACAATACGCTTTCGACCCCAAGAGCGAAGACTACCGTGTAATTGAAGTCAATGCACGCCTCTCTCGTTCATCGGCTTTGGCAAGTAAGGCGACGGGCTATCCCCTTGCTTTCGTGGCAGCCAAATTAGGTATGGGCTATGGTTTGTTTGAATTAAAGAACTCTGTTACAAAGACTACATCGGCTTTCTTCGAACCAGCACTCGACTATGTTGTCTGCAAGATACCACGCTGGGACTTGAGCAAGTTCCGTGGTGTAGACAAGGAATTAGGCTCAAGCATGAAGTCGGTTGGCGAAGTTATGGCTATCGGCCGCAACTTCGAGGAAGCCATACAAAAGGGATTGCGCATGATTGGGCAAGGCATGCACGGCTTTGTAGAGAACAAAGAACTTGAAATTGACGATATAGATGCTGCATTGCGCGAACCTACCGACAAGCGTATCTTCGTTATTTCAAAGGCAATGCACAAAGGTTATACCATTGACCAAATTCACGAACTTACCAAAATCGACCATTGGTTCCTACACAAGCTAAAGCATATCATCGATGTTGATGAGCAATTAAAGACTTGCAACATCAACACACTCGATAAAAACTTGCTCCGCACAGCAAAGGTATATGGCTTCACCGATTTCCAAATCGCTCGTGCAGTAGGTTTGGAAGACGAAGTTGGCAATATGCACAAGGCTGTCTTGGTGGTTCGCCAGTTGCGTAAAAGCTATGGAATCCTCCCTGTTGTCAAGCAAATCGATACGCTTGCAGCCGAATATCCTGCACAAACCAACTATCTTTACGTTACCTACTCGGGCGTAGCTTCTGACATTAAGTTTGAAACCGACCGCAAGAGTGTCATCGTTCTTGGCTCGGGTGCTTACCGCATCGGCTCTTCTGTCGAATTCGACTGGTGTGGCGTTCAGGCATTAAACACCATTCGCAAGCAGGGCTACCGCTCTATCATGATAAACTACAACCCCGAAACCGTATCGACCGACTACGATATGTGCGACCGTCTTTACTTCGACGAACTCACATTCGAACGTGTTATGGACATCATCGATATGGAAATGCCACAAGGCGTAATTGTTTCTACGGGCGGACAAATTCCTAACAACCTCGCCATACATCTTGATGCAGAGAACGTTCCCATACTCGGAACAAAGGCAAAAGACATTGACAACGCCGAAGACCGTGCCAAATTCTCTGCCATGCTCAACGATATTGGTGTGAACCAACCAGAGTGGCGTGCGCTGACAAGTATGGCAGACATTCAGGAATTTGTAGACCGTGTGGGCTTCCCCGTACTTGTTCGTCCTTCTTACGTTCTTTCCGGAGCAGCCATGAACGTTTGTTCCAACAACGACGAGTTGGAGCGTTTCCTCCAGTTGGCAGCCAACGTGAGCGAAGACCACCCAGTGGTTGTAAGCAAATTCATTGAGAATGCGAAAGAAATAGAAATGGACGCAGTGGCTCGTGATGGCGAAATCATGGCTTACGCAATATCTGAGCACATCGAGTTTGCAGGTGTTCACTCAGGCGATGCTACCATTCAGTTCCCGCCACAGAAGCTCTATGTAGAAACTGTACGCCGTGTTAAACGCATCAGCCGACAAATTGCCAAGGCATTACACATTAACGGTCCGTTCAACATACAGTTTATGGCGCGCGACAACGATATACTCGTTATTGAGTGTAACCTTCGTGCCAGCCGCTCGTTCCCATTTGTGAGCAAGGTGCTGAAACTGAATTTCATCGATTTGGCTACCAAGATTATGCTTGGCATACCAGTGGAAAAGCCAAACAAAAACCTCTTCGACCTCGACTATGTGGGTATCAAGGCTTCTCAATTCTCGTTCAACCGCTTGCAGAAAGCCGACCCTGTGTTGGGCGTAGATATGAGTTCGACGGGCGAAGTGGGCTGCATTGGCGAAGACACACACACGGCATTGCTGAAGAGTATGCTCTCTGTTGGGCAGCGAATACCTGCAAAGAACATACTTCTTTCTACTGGTGGAGCAAAGCAAAAGGCAGAAATGCTCGATGCTGCGAAGATATTAAAGGCTCATGGCTATAATCTTTTTGCAACTGGTGGTACTTCTAAATACCTCACAGAAAACGGTTTAGAAAACACATTGGTATATTGGCCATCGGACGAAGGCAAGCAACCACAGGCATTAGACCTTCTACACGAGAAGAAAATAGATATGGTGGTGAACATTCCGAAAGACCTTACGCCACGCGAACTTACCAACGGTTACAAAATCCGCCGTGCGTCAATCGACC
- the glmS gene encoding glutamine--fructose-6-phosphate transaminase (isomerizing): protein MCGIVGYLGTKRQAYPVLIKGLKRLEYRGYDSAGVALINSNNELNVYKAKGKVSELEALCTDKNTEGTIGIAHTRWATHGEPSSTNAHPHYSESRNLAIIHNGIIENYAEIKKKLQSKGIHFVSDTDTEVLVQLVEYVQSRKKLDLLTAVQVALHQVIGAYAIAILDKRHPDTIIAARKQSPLVVGIGDNEFFLGSDASPIIEYTDKVVYLEDENIAVMKLGEELKIVNIQNESLAPVIKKVDINLGQIEKGGYPHFMLKEIFEQPDCLINCMRGRINVDNDNVTLSAIIDHRQRLLNAKRIIIVACGTSWHAGLIGKQLLETFCRIPVNVEYASEFRYRNPVVSADDVVIALSQSGETADTLAAIELAKEHGAFIYGICNAIGSSIPRATHTGTYIHVGPEIGVASTKAFTGQVTVLTMLALTLAEAKGTIKHDEYVRVVEELAKIPKKIREILKSNEAIADLARTFTYAQNFLYLGRGFSYPVALEGALKLKEISYIHAEGYPAAEMKHGPIALIDSDMPVVVIATHNSMYEKVRSNIQEIKARNGRVIALVSKGDKTVSQIADAVIELPDTMDCLEPLVATIPLQLLAYHVAVCKGKDVDQPRNLAKSVTVE from the coding sequence ATGTGTGGAATTGTTGGATATTTAGGTACAAAAAGACAAGCTTATCCAGTCCTAATAAAGGGACTCAAACGACTTGAATATAGAGGTTATGACAGTGCAGGCGTTGCACTTATCAATAGCAACAACGAATTGAATGTATATAAAGCAAAAGGCAAAGTAAGCGAACTAGAGGCGCTTTGTACCGATAAAAATACAGAAGGTACTATTGGTATAGCACATACTCGATGGGCAACACATGGGGAGCCATCTTCAACAAATGCACACCCACACTACTCTGAATCGAGAAATTTAGCCATAATACATAATGGTATCATCGAAAATTATGCAGAAATAAAGAAGAAACTTCAAAGTAAAGGTATCCATTTTGTCTCTGATACTGACACGGAAGTATTAGTACAGTTGGTAGAATACGTTCAATCAAGAAAGAAGTTAGATTTACTTACAGCAGTTCAGGTAGCTCTCCATCAAGTAATAGGAGCTTACGCAATTGCAATTCTTGATAAACGACACCCCGACACAATTATTGCTGCAAGAAAGCAGAGTCCACTCGTTGTTGGAATTGGCGATAATGAATTTTTCTTAGGCTCGGATGCAAGTCCTATTATAGAATATACAGACAAGGTTGTTTACCTCGAAGACGAGAATATAGCAGTAATGAAATTGGGTGAAGAATTAAAGATTGTAAATATCCAGAACGAATCTTTAGCACCCGTAATAAAAAAAGTGGATATTAATCTTGGACAAATCGAGAAAGGCGGTTATCCACATTTTATGCTCAAAGAGATATTCGAACAACCTGATTGTCTGATTAACTGTATGCGAGGTCGTATCAATGTTGATAATGACAATGTTACATTAAGCGCCATTATCGATCACCGTCAACGCCTATTAAACGCAAAGCGCATAATTATTGTTGCATGCGGAACAAGCTGGCATGCAGGTCTTATTGGTAAACAACTACTCGAAACCTTCTGTCGAATACCTGTAAACGTAGAATACGCCAGTGAATTCCGTTACAGAAACCCAGTGGTCTCCGCTGATGATGTAGTAATTGCATTATCACAAAGTGGCGAAACGGCAGATACGCTTGCAGCTATAGAGTTGGCAAAAGAACACGGAGCATTCATCTATGGAATATGTAATGCCATTGGCTCAAGTATTCCACGAGCAACTCATACTGGTACTTATATTCACGTAGGGCCTGAAATTGGTGTAGCCTCAACAAAAGCTTTCACTGGTCAGGTTACTGTTCTTACAATGCTTGCACTCACCTTAGCCGAAGCAAAAGGAACTATTAAGCACGACGAATATGTCAGAGTGGTAGAAGAATTGGCGAAAATCCCGAAGAAAATTAGGGAGATATTAAAGTCAAATGAAGCCATTGCAGACTTGGCACGAACATTTACCTATGCACAGAATTTCCTTTATTTAGGTCGTGGTTTCAGCTATCCTGTCGCACTGGAAGGTGCTCTAAAGCTGAAAGAAATTTCATACATACACGCTGAAGGCTATCCTGCTGCAGAAATGAAACATGGTCCCATTGCTTTGATAGACTCTGATATGCCTGTCGTTGTTATAGCAACACACAACTCTATGTATGAAAAAGTACGTAGTAACATACAAGAAATTAAGGCTCGTAACGGTCGTGTAATAGCATTGGTATCAAAGGGCGACAAAACGGTTTCGCAGATAGCAGATGCCGTCATCGAACTTCCCGACACAATGGACTGCTTAGAACCACTTGTAGCTACAATACCATTACAATTATTAGCTTATCATGTAGCTGTATGTAAAGGTAAAGATGTGGATCAACCACGAAATTTGGCAAAATCAGTAACGGTAGAGTAA
- the carA gene encoding glutamine-hydrolyzing carbamoyl-phosphate synthase small subunit, whose amino-acid sequence MRNVTLVLNDGTEFHGKSFGYDKPVAGEVVFNTAMMGYPESLTDPSYAGQMLVMTFPLVGNYGVPPFTIEKNHIPSFMESDKIYVSALIVSDYTEEYSHWNAVESLASWLKREKVPGITGIDTRELTKVLREHGVMMGQIIFDDEADNIPTAHYEGVNFVDLVSTKEIIRYNEGGGKKVVLVDCGVKANILRELINRNIEVIRVPWNYDYTSLEYDGLFLANGPGDPDMCSDAVEIIRKQMNESTKPICGICMGNQLMAKAAGATIFKLKYGHRGHNQPVRLVGTNQCYITSQNHGYAVDAKTLGKDWEELFVNMNDGSNEGIRHKTNPWFSSQFHPEASSGPIDTVFMFDKFVEALK is encoded by the coding sequence ATGAGGAATGTAACTTTAGTCTTAAATGATGGTACAGAATTTCATGGAAAATCATTCGGATATGACAAGCCTGTTGCAGGCGAAGTTGTATTCAACACAGCAATGATGGGATACCCCGAAAGTCTTACCGACCCTTCCTATGCAGGTCAAATGCTTGTCATGACATTCCCCTTGGTCGGCAACTACGGTGTTCCACCATTTACGATTGAGAAGAATCATATTCCTTCGTTCATGGAAAGCGACAAGATTTATGTCTCTGCACTCATCGTTTCCGATTATACGGAGGAGTACTCTCACTGGAATGCCGTTGAAAGCTTGGCATCATGGCTCAAGCGCGAAAAGGTTCCTGGAATCACAGGCATTGATACACGCGAGCTTACAAAAGTATTGCGCGAACACGGCGTAATGATGGGACAAATCATTTTCGACGACGAAGCTGACAACATTCCTACTGCCCACTATGAAGGAGTAAACTTTGTAGACCTTGTTTCTACAAAGGAAATCATTCGTTACAATGAAGGAGGCGGAAAGAAAGTAGTGTTAGTAGACTGCGGTGTAAAAGCCAACATCTTGCGCGAATTGATAAATCGCAACATCGAAGTGATTCGTGTACCTTGGAATTACGATTATACATCATTGGAATACGACGGACTTTTCCTTGCCAATGGTCCTGGCGACCCAGATATGTGCAGCGATGCAGTAGAGATTATCCGCAAACAAATGAATGAAAGCACAAAGCCAATATGCGGTATTTGTATGGGAAACCAACTTATGGCAAAGGCTGCCGGTGCAACCATCTTCAAGCTAAAGTATGGTCATCGTGGACACAATCAGCCTGTCAGATTAGTAGGAACAAACCAATGCTACATTACTTCTCAGAACCACGGTTATGCTGTTGATGCAAAAACATTGGGCAAAGACTGGGAAGAACTCTTTGTAAATATGAACGATGGCAGCAACGAAGGAATCCGCCATAAGACAAATCCTTGGTTCAGCTCACAGTTCCACCCTGAAGCAAGTTCGGGTCCGATAGATACAGTATTTATGTTTGATAAATTTGTAGAAGCACTGAAATAA